From Methanocella paludicola SANAE, a single genomic window includes:
- the dapB gene encoding 4-hydroxy-tetrahydrodipicolinate reductase encodes MVRVAIAGINGRMGTMVSDIVLAQPDMELVAGFDLSAGKQVGPVKVSSAKDIDSVLKAVKPDVLIDFTAPSAAVGNVKAAAANGVRMVVGTTGFDEAQKKEMADAIAKGNVAAIISPNFSVGVQVFLKLLAEAARDLEGCDIEIIEAHHNKKKDAPSGTALKAAEVISGALKEKPPLVYGREGVALRGKEIGVHAVRGGDIVGDHTVLFACEGERIEIKHQAHSRSAFASGAVKAARWLVSQKPGLYSMSDMVMQ; translated from the coding sequence ATGGTGAGGGTAGCAATAGCGGGCATAAACGGCAGGATGGGGACGATGGTCTCTGACATCGTCCTCGCCCAGCCCGACATGGAGCTTGTGGCAGGGTTCGACCTCTCGGCAGGAAAGCAGGTCGGCCCCGTCAAGGTCTCCAGCGCCAAAGACATCGATAGCGTCTTAAAGGCCGTAAAGCCCGACGTTCTCATCGATTTTACGGCGCCCTCGGCAGCTGTCGGCAACGTGAAGGCCGCGGCCGCGAATGGCGTCCGCATGGTCGTCGGCACCACTGGCTTCGACGAGGCCCAGAAGAAGGAGATGGCCGACGCCATTGCTAAAGGGAACGTCGCCGCCATCATCTCCCCCAACTTTTCTGTCGGCGTACAGGTGTTCTTAAAATTGCTGGCCGAGGCGGCGAGAGACCTCGAGGGCTGCGATATCGAGATCATCGAGGCGCACCACAACAAGAAGAAGGACGCCCCCAGCGGCACGGCCTTAAAGGCCGCCGAGGTCATTTCCGGCGCCCTGAAGGAGAAGCCCCCGCTGGTATATGGTCGTGAGGGCGTCGCCCTCAGGGGCAAGGAAATAGGCGTCCACGCCGTCAGGGGCGGGGACATCGTGGGCGACCACACCGTGCTTTTCGCCTGTGAGGGCGAGCGCATTGAGATAAAGCACCAGGCCCACTCCCGGAGCGCGTTCGCGTCGGGCGCCGTCAAGGCCGCCAGGTGGCTCGTCTCGCAGAAGCCCGGTCTCTACTCGATGTCCGACATGGTCATGCAGTAG
- a CDS encoding winged helix DNA-binding domain-containing protein — MMLEKEAVNFFVMAKSHLTPDSRLDSAGAVLRDMIALDANNLDDAYFSLYLRVKRFDVVALEKGMYRGTSMARVKGLKNYMQVIPQEFLPAVYAVSKKDREAAARNLLSTWGIAEDEYRKVGSKVLESLDGKEKTLVQLKKGLSPVSRDIVRKKKEKATNVSIVAQAMQDRWLLLRGGIGRHPGENPGRFSAFKERFKMKLDVGRDEALSLLAKRYVKSYGPVGAEDLAWWLGVTKSEASWALDSLDSAEAVDVEGVPGRLFIDKRDESLIDGKFMEPSVVFLPRDDPYVKAYYNDGRFVPEGHDAMTKFGESKSVVLVNGTVWGTWSLEKDRMTFVCRVEWFDGHPEVPAERVEAAALDAGRFYTGGEVEVKGDT; from the coding sequence TTTTTTGTTATGGCGAAGAGCCACCTGACGCCCGATTCGAGGCTGGACAGCGCCGGGGCCGTGCTGCGCGATATGATCGCCCTGGACGCCAACAACCTGGACGACGCCTATTTTAGCCTGTATCTCCGGGTGAAGCGCTTCGACGTGGTCGCGCTGGAGAAGGGCATGTACAGGGGAACGAGCATGGCCCGCGTGAAGGGGCTCAAGAACTACATGCAGGTCATACCTCAGGAGTTTTTGCCGGCGGTCTATGCAGTCTCGAAGAAGGACCGGGAGGCGGCGGCCCGGAACCTGCTGAGCACCTGGGGGATCGCTGAGGACGAGTACCGGAAGGTGGGGAGCAAGGTCCTTGAATCGCTTGACGGCAAGGAGAAAACCCTGGTGCAGCTTAAGAAGGGCCTGTCTCCGGTCTCCCGGGATATCGTCCGAAAGAAAAAGGAAAAGGCTACGAACGTCTCGATCGTGGCCCAGGCCATGCAGGACCGGTGGCTGCTTCTCCGGGGTGGCATCGGGAGGCACCCGGGCGAGAACCCGGGACGTTTCTCCGCCTTTAAAGAGCGTTTTAAGATGAAGCTGGACGTGGGCAGGGACGAGGCGCTCTCGCTTTTGGCGAAGCGGTACGTCAAAAGTTACGGCCCCGTGGGGGCAGAAGACCTGGCCTGGTGGCTCGGGGTCACTAAGAGCGAGGCCTCCTGGGCTCTCGACTCGCTCGACAGCGCCGAGGCCGTGGATGTCGAGGGCGTCCCCGGCCGGCTGTTCATCGATAAAAGGGACGAGAGCCTTATCGATGGCAAATTCATGGAGCCGTCCGTGGTCTTCCTGCCCAGGGACGACCCGTATGTGAAGGCATACTATAACGACGGGCGGTTCGTGCCCGAAGGCCATGACGCGATGACGAAGTTCGGGGAGTCGAAGAGCGTTGTCCTCGTTAACGGCACAGTCTGGGGGACGTGGAGCCTGGAAAAGGACCGCATGACATTCGTTTGCCGGGTCGAGTGGTTCGACGGCCATCCCGAAGTCCCCGCAGAAAGGGTCGAGGCCGCAGCGCTGGACGCTGGCAGGTTCTACACGGGCGGCGAGGTCGAGGTCAAAGGCGATACATAA
- the asd gene encoding aspartate-semialdehyde dehydrogenase — MIKAGILGATGAVGQRFVQLLADHPWFEITALAASERSAGKKYGEVAKWRLDTDLPENVRDITVVSTKPKEVDADIVFSALPAEDAITIEKDFAKAGFVVSSNASSHRMEKDIPLLIPEVNPEHLALIDVQKKKRKWDGCIVTNPNCSTIMMVLTLKPLMKFGIENIHVATMQAVSGAGYEGVSSMAIMDNVIPYIGGEEHKMETETQKLLGTFDGKIVKDAPFWVSAACHRVPVMDGHTMSVWMRSKKNPTPEQVKNAFLKFDPKLGDLPTSPKKAIIVREEPDRPQPRMDRNQGRGMSVSVGRIRAGADNAVQYVCMGHNTVRGAAGASILNAEVLKKKGYL; from the coding sequence ATGATCAAGGCCGGAATACTGGGCGCGACGGGGGCCGTGGGACAGAGGTTCGTCCAACTACTGGCGGACCACCCATGGTTCGAGATAACGGCGCTGGCCGCTTCGGAGCGGAGCGCTGGAAAGAAGTACGGTGAAGTTGCCAAGTGGAGGCTGGATACCGACCTCCCTGAAAACGTGAGGGACATCACCGTGGTCTCGACTAAGCCGAAAGAGGTCGACGCCGACATCGTATTCTCGGCCCTGCCCGCCGAGGACGCCATCACCATCGAGAAGGACTTCGCGAAGGCGGGCTTCGTCGTGTCGTCGAACGCCAGCTCCCACCGCATGGAGAAGGACATACCGCTCCTTATACCCGAGGTCAACCCGGAGCACCTGGCGCTTATCGACGTCCAGAAGAAGAAACGCAAGTGGGACGGGTGCATCGTCACCAACCCCAACTGCAGCACCATCATGATGGTCCTGACGCTCAAGCCCCTCATGAAGTTCGGCATCGAGAACATACACGTGGCCACCATGCAGGCCGTGTCGGGCGCGGGCTACGAGGGCGTGTCCTCGATGGCCATCATGGACAACGTCATCCCGTACATCGGCGGGGAGGAGCACAAGATGGAGACGGAAACACAAAAACTGCTGGGCACCTTCGACGGTAAAATAGTCAAGGACGCACCGTTCTGGGTGAGCGCCGCCTGCCACAGGGTTCCCGTGATGGACGGGCACACCATGTCAGTCTGGATGCGCTCGAAGAAGAACCCCACGCCTGAGCAGGTGAAGAACGCGTTCCTCAAGTTCGACCCGAAGCTCGGGGACCTGCCGACCTCGCCGAAGAAGGCCATCATAGTCAGGGAGGAGCCGGACAGGCCGCAGCCCAGGATGGACCGGAACCAGGGGCGGGGCATGAGCGTGTCCGTCGGCCGCATCAGGGCGGGCGCTGACAACGCCGTCCAGTACGTGTGCATGGGGCACAACACGGTCAGGGGCGCCGCGGGCGCGAGCATCCTGAACGCGGAAGTGCTCAAGAAGAAGGGCTACCTGTAA
- a CDS encoding 6-hydroxymethylpterin diphosphokinase MptE-like protein gives MRYEQWEPYYRAILQDFGWTAEGDEKAAELLSSMLPEDTPCLARVEELIRGKEVIVCGKAPTLQKDMAKVDWWYKYTVIAADGAVSTLLDQGIVPDIVVSDLDGRHEDLLEADSLGSIIVAHAHADNVEAVKSLVPKLRHVVGTTQARPLRNVYNFGGFSDGDRCVFLAKELGAKSIKIIGFDLDDTKVTPKKLKKLKWARRLLGDLGINI, from the coding sequence ATGAGATACGAGCAGTGGGAGCCCTATTATAGGGCCATCTTACAGGATTTCGGGTGGACCGCCGAGGGGGACGAAAAAGCAGCTGAGCTGCTTTCGTCCATGCTTCCGGAGGATACGCCCTGCCTTGCGCGCGTTGAAGAGCTGATCCGGGGAAAGGAGGTCATCGTCTGCGGCAAGGCGCCCACGCTCCAGAAGGACATGGCAAAGGTGGACTGGTGGTACAAGTACACCGTGATCGCCGCGGACGGCGCCGTCTCCACACTTCTAGACCAGGGCATCGTTCCCGACATCGTCGTGTCCGACCTGGACGGCAGGCACGAGGACCTTTTAGAGGCCGATTCGCTGGGCTCCATCATCGTAGCGCACGCCCACGCCGACAACGTGGAAGCGGTCAAGTCCCTGGTCCCGAAGCTGAGGCACGTCGTGGGCACCACCCAGGCGAGGCCCCTGAGGAACGTTTACAACTTCGGGGGGTTCTCCGACGGCGACAGGTGCGTCTTTTTAGCGAAGGAGCTCGGGGCGAAGAGCATCAAAATAATAGGCTTCGACCTGGACGATACTAAGGTCACGCCTAAAAAGCTTAAAAAATTGAAGTGGGCCCGGCGCCTGCTGGGCGATCTCGGCATTAATATTTGA
- the dapA gene encoding 4-hydroxy-tetrahydrodipicolinate synthase has product MKLKGELKGVYPALITPFKKNGEIDIAGFRNNIDYVIEGGVSGIVPCGCTGEAATLSFDEQKRLLETAVDQANGRVPVIGGSGSNNTREAVELTRYAMDSGATAAMLITPYYNKPGDAGQLLHYRTVAENVDIPIILYNVPSRTGINMKPSIVAELAKIDNIVGIKEASGSPAQTAEIIELTRGYKKGFTVLSGDDNLTIPIMSYGGKGVVSVAANVLPKEVSQMVAYYLKGDQKKALDVYYKLAPIMRGLFIETNPIPVKAAANMMGLAAGPLRAPLTTMAPENQKKLQAMLEALGAVKKKVAVKARAKK; this is encoded by the coding sequence ATGAAGCTCAAGGGTGAGTTAAAGGGCGTTTACCCTGCCCTGATCACTCCTTTCAAGAAAAATGGCGAGATAGACATCGCGGGCTTCAGGAATAACATTGACTACGTCATCGAGGGCGGCGTTTCGGGCATCGTGCCGTGCGGCTGCACGGGCGAGGCGGCCACCCTCAGCTTCGACGAGCAAAAGCGGCTTTTAGAAACGGCTGTGGATCAAGCCAATGGCCGTGTGCCGGTCATCGGCGGTTCTGGTTCTAATAACACCCGGGAAGCGGTCGAGCTCACCCGGTACGCGATGGACTCGGGCGCCACCGCCGCTATGCTCATCACCCCCTACTACAACAAGCCCGGCGACGCCGGTCAGCTACTTCATTACCGCACCGTCGCCGAAAATGTCGATATCCCTATCATTCTCTACAACGTGCCGTCCAGGACGGGCATCAACATGAAGCCGTCCATCGTGGCCGAGCTGGCGAAGATCGACAACATCGTCGGGATAAAAGAGGCCAGCGGCAGCCCGGCGCAGACCGCCGAGATCATCGAGCTCACGAGGGGCTACAAAAAGGGCTTCACCGTGCTCTCGGGCGACGACAACCTGACCATACCGATCATGTCCTACGGAGGCAAGGGCGTCGTCTCCGTGGCGGCGAACGTGCTCCCTAAGGAGGTCAGCCAGATGGTCGCCTACTACCTGAAGGGCGATCAGAAGAAGGCGCTGGACGTCTACTATAAGCTTGCGCCGATCATGCGGGGCCTGTTCATCGAGACCAACCCTATACCCGTCAAGGCCGCTGCGAACATGATGGGCCTGGCCGCGGGGCCGCTCAGGGCTCCCCTGACCACCATGGCGCCAGAGAACCAGAAGAAGCTCCAGGCAATGCTGGAGGCGCTGGGCGCCGTGAAGAAGAAGGTGGCCGTGAAGGCCCGGGCGAAGAAATAA
- a CDS encoding 30S ribosomal protein S17e has protein sequence MGSIKQTNIKSTGHALLRQHPDEFTTDFNANKAQVEKLTGVDSKTLRNRVAGYVTRKVSSKGRRK, from the coding sequence TTGGGAAGTATAAAGCAGACTAATATCAAGAGCACCGGCCACGCGCTGCTAAGGCAGCACCCGGACGAGTTCACCACGGACTTTAACGCGAACAAGGCCCAGGTCGAGAAGCTCACGGGCGTCGACAGCAAAACGCTCCGGAACCGAGTAGCCGGCTACGTTACGAGGAAAGTCAGCTCCAAGGGCAGGAGGAAATAA
- a CDS encoding 4Fe-4S binding protein, whose protein sequence is MVAKVDKEACVGCGTCVDACPEAAIELVDEIAKVDEERCQECGDCVAACPTEAIKLEKEKTK, encoded by the coding sequence ATGGTTGCAAAAGTGGATAAGGAAGCATGTGTCGGCTGCGGGACGTGCGTGGACGCGTGCCCCGAGGCGGCAATAGAGCTTGTCGACGAGATCGCGAAGGTAGACGAGGAAAGGTGCCAGGAGTGCGGCGACTGCGTCGCTGCATGCCCGACTGAGGCGATAAAGCTGGAAAAAGAGAAGACGAAGTAA
- the ileS gene encoding isoleucine--tRNA ligase — translation MIQEEKEQYNGKVIEARVDQFWNSTDAYHKTRALRKGNKKFYFVDGPPYTTGRIHLGTAWNKIIKDSVLRYRSMNGFDLMDRAGWDMHGLPIEVKVESLLGFKTKKDIENYGVAQFTEKCKAFAIENMREMTGQFKKLGVWLDWDDPYMTLKNEYIEAAWWTIKQAHEKKLLERGLRNVNWCPRCETAIADSEVEYADRTDDSIYVKFPLKDQEGFLVIWTTTPWTIPANMGVAANKDFTYALVHALPGPVLEEASLAAGLDPAALMDKHSDGTPKPMRFADKVARMKEAIGPEKLEELYAAKGEKLIIAVDLVEGVMKLGRYGDYRVLKTMQGEELKGTQYRHPLEDLVPCHKGTEHKVYLADFVVGENTGLVHIAPGHGLDDFELGVKEGIPVFCPVKPNGAFAPEAGAYAGMNIRDANPKILDDLRARGLLLGATEITHRYGHCWRCKTPIIFMTTDQWFIAVSKIKEPMLAEVSRVNWYPPWAGSSRFHDWVSGARDWCISRQRYWGIPIPIWKCENCGSMDVIGTKEELEHKTGVRVNDLHRPFVDSVYMECECGGRMKRVEDIFDVWFDSAVASWATLRFPQRKDLMDWWPADFIVEGHDQTRGWFYSQLGAGMVGFGKAPYNSVCMHGFTLDDQGRKMSKSLGNVVAPEEVLEKFGADALRLYVLSQSAPWEDLSFSWDECGNVYRTLNIFWNVYRFPLPYMVLDKFDPTKTTYGSVKEHLRVEDRWILSRLQAVIKEVNEGMATYELHRSTRALINFILEDLSRWYVQLSRERTWVEANDPDKLAAYWVLYHVLSNTVKLMAPYTPYMAERMYQNLVRNSEPSAWESVHMCEWPTVNASLLDEQLNKDMDVARKIVEASSNARQKAKRKLRWPVKKITVAPDTEETATAVKDLTGVIREQTNAKEIVLLGVGAPNPDLGVEVVPNPKVIGPAFKGEAGKVIGALKSSDGRVVKSTVEKDGRFVLTLAGGEVEVTPDMVSFRDVIPETLAMGEFPGGKLYVDVELTPELEAEGYTRELIRRIQDMRKDLKLNVEDKIKAEVYVGDDRVRGLVAGMNGLIMNEVRASGLEFKGDKSVSGALVKEWDVEGLPVTIGIEKA, via the coding sequence GTGATACAGGAAGAGAAGGAGCAGTATAACGGCAAGGTGATCGAGGCCCGGGTAGACCAGTTCTGGAACTCGACCGATGCCTACCACAAGACCAGGGCGTTGAGAAAGGGCAACAAAAAGTTCTATTTCGTGGACGGCCCGCCATATACGACCGGCCGCATCCACCTCGGCACGGCCTGGAACAAGATCATCAAGGATTCGGTGCTCCGCTACCGCAGCATGAACGGCTTCGACCTGATGGACAGGGCTGGCTGGGACATGCACGGCCTCCCGATCGAGGTCAAGGTCGAAAGCCTGCTGGGCTTTAAGACCAAGAAGGACATCGAGAACTACGGCGTAGCCCAGTTCACCGAGAAGTGCAAGGCCTTCGCCATCGAGAATATGCGCGAGATGACCGGCCAGTTCAAGAAGCTCGGCGTCTGGCTGGACTGGGACGACCCGTACATGACCTTAAAGAACGAGTACATCGAGGCCGCCTGGTGGACAATCAAGCAGGCCCACGAGAAGAAGCTTCTCGAGCGGGGCCTGCGTAACGTGAACTGGTGCCCCCGCTGTGAGACGGCGATAGCGGATTCGGAGGTCGAGTACGCCGACCGGACCGACGACTCGATATACGTCAAGTTCCCCCTGAAGGACCAGGAAGGCTTTTTAGTCATATGGACGACCACCCCGTGGACCATCCCCGCCAACATGGGCGTGGCCGCCAACAAGGATTTCACCTACGCTTTAGTCCACGCGCTGCCGGGACCCGTGCTCGAAGAGGCCTCGCTGGCCGCGGGCCTGGACCCCGCCGCGCTGATGGACAAGCACTCCGACGGCACGCCCAAGCCCATGCGGTTCGCCGACAAGGTGGCCCGCATGAAGGAGGCCATCGGCCCCGAAAAACTGGAAGAGCTCTACGCCGCGAAGGGCGAGAAGCTCATCATCGCCGTCGACCTGGTCGAGGGCGTCATGAAGCTCGGCCGCTATGGCGACTATCGCGTCCTCAAGACCATGCAGGGCGAGGAATTGAAGGGCACACAGTACAGGCACCCTCTGGAGGACCTCGTCCCGTGCCATAAGGGCACGGAGCATAAAGTGTATCTCGCAGACTTCGTGGTGGGCGAGAACACGGGCCTGGTGCACATCGCGCCCGGGCACGGCCTGGACGATTTCGAGCTGGGCGTGAAGGAGGGCATACCCGTGTTCTGCCCCGTGAAGCCCAACGGCGCCTTCGCGCCCGAGGCGGGCGCATACGCGGGCATGAACATCCGGGACGCCAACCCGAAGATCCTGGACGACCTGCGCGCCCGGGGACTGCTCCTCGGGGCCACCGAGATCACCCACAGGTACGGCCACTGCTGGAGGTGCAAGACCCCCATCATATTCATGACCACGGACCAGTGGTTCATCGCCGTGAGCAAGATAAAGGAGCCCATGCTTGCCGAGGTGAGCCGGGTCAACTGGTACCCGCCGTGGGCCGGTTCCTCCCGGTTCCACGACTGGGTGAGCGGCGCACGTGACTGGTGCATCTCGAGGCAGCGCTACTGGGGCATACCCATACCCATCTGGAAGTGCGAGAACTGCGGCAGCATGGACGTCATAGGCACGAAAGAGGAGCTGGAGCACAAGACCGGCGTCAGGGTGAACGACCTTCACCGCCCCTTCGTGGACAGCGTGTACATGGAGTGCGAGTGCGGCGGCCGGATGAAGCGGGTCGAGGACATATTCGACGTATGGTTCGATTCGGCCGTGGCCTCATGGGCCACGCTCCGGTTCCCCCAGCGCAAGGACCTCATGGACTGGTGGCCCGCCGATTTCATCGTCGAGGGCCACGACCAGACCCGGGGCTGGTTCTACTCTCAATTGGGCGCCGGCATGGTGGGCTTCGGCAAAGCGCCATATAACTCGGTCTGCATGCACGGCTTCACCCTCGACGACCAGGGCCGTAAGATGTCAAAGAGCCTGGGCAACGTCGTCGCCCCCGAGGAAGTGCTGGAAAAGTTCGGCGCCGACGCGCTGAGGCTCTACGTGCTCTCGCAGAGCGCCCCCTGGGAGGACCTGAGCTTCTCCTGGGACGAGTGCGGCAACGTGTACCGGACGCTCAACATCTTCTGGAACGTCTACCGCTTCCCGCTCCCGTACATGGTGCTCGATAAGTTCGACCCCACGAAGACCACATACGGGTCGGTCAAGGAGCACCTGAGAGTCGAGGACCGGTGGATATTATCGAGACTGCAGGCGGTCATCAAAGAAGTGAACGAAGGGATGGCCACCTACGAGTTGCACCGCTCCACCAGGGCGCTCATAAATTTCATACTTGAGGACCTGTCGCGGTGGTACGTCCAGCTCTCGAGGGAGAGGACATGGGTCGAGGCCAACGACCCGGACAAGCTTGCCGCCTACTGGGTCCTGTACCATGTGCTCTCCAACACGGTGAAGCTCATGGCTCCATACACGCCCTACATGGCGGAGCGCATGTACCAGAACCTGGTGAGGAACTCCGAGCCCTCCGCATGGGAGTCGGTCCATATGTGCGAGTGGCCGACCGTGAATGCTTCATTGCTCGATGAGCAATTAAATAAGGACATGGACGTGGCCAGGAAGATCGTGGAGGCGTCGTCCAACGCCCGGCAAAAGGCAAAGCGAAAGCTGAGGTGGCCTGTGAAGAAGATCACCGTCGCCCCCGACACCGAGGAGACGGCGACCGCCGTGAAGGACCTCACGGGCGTCATCCGGGAGCAGACCAACGCAAAAGAGATCGTCTTACTGGGCGTAGGCGCCCCGAACCCGGACCTCGGGGTCGAGGTCGTTCCCAACCCGAAGGTAATAGGCCCGGCGTTCAAGGGCGAGGCCGGCAAGGTCATCGGCGCCTTAAAATCCTCGGACGGCAGGGTGGTGAAGTCGACCGTCGAGAAGGACGGCAGGTTCGTGCTGACGCTTGCCGGCGGCGAGGTCGAGGTCACGCCAGACATGGTGAGCTTCCGGGACGTCATACCCGAGACGCTGGCCATGGGCGAGTTCCCGGGAGGCAAGCTCTACGTGGACGTCGAGCTGACCCCGGAACTGGAGGCGGAAGGCTATACACGAGAGCTCATCCGGCGCATACAGGACATGAGAAAGGACCTGAAGCTGAACGTCGAGGATAAGATAAAGGCCGAAGTGTACGTCGGTGACGACCGTGTCCGGGGCCTCGTCGCCGGAATGAACGGCCTGATCATGAACGAGGTCAGGGCCTCGGGCCTGGAATTCAAGGGCGATAAGAGCGTATCGGGCGCCCTCGTGAAGGAATGGGACGTCGAGGGGCTGCCGGTGACCATCGGCATCGAGAAGGCATGA